In Palaemon carinicauda isolate YSFRI2023 chromosome 38, ASM3689809v2, whole genome shotgun sequence, a single window of DNA contains:
- the LOC137630244 gene encoding uncharacterized protein, with protein sequence MFMNLADGVEEIVENMLFNSHEGIVENMPFNSHEGIVENMLFNSHEGIVENMPFNSHEGIVENMPFNSHEGIVENMPFNSHEGVVENMAFNSHEGIVENMPFNSHEGIVENMLFNSHEGVVENVPFNSHEGVVENVPFNSHEGIVENMPFNSHEGVVENVPFNSHEGIVENMPFNSHEGIVENMPFNSHEGIVENMLFNSHEGIVENMPFNSHEGVVENVPFNSHEGIVENVPCNSHEGIVENMPFNSHGVIDKPGIHQWEFCTDRMNAWRLQIFQCHQI encoded by the coding sequence ATGTTCATGAATCTCGCGGATGGAGTTGAGGAAATAGTGGAAAACATGCttttcaattcccacgagggaatagtGGAAAacatgcccttcaattcccacgagggaatagtGGAAAACATGCttttcaattcccacgagggaatagtGGAAAacatgcccttcaattcccacgagggaatagtGGAAAacatgcccttcaattcccacgagggaatagtGGAAAACATGCCCTTCAATTCCCATGAGGGAGTAGTGGAAAACATggccttcaattcccacgagggaatagtGGAAAACATGCCCTTCAATTCCCATGAGGGAATAGTGGAAAACATGCTTTTCAATTCCCATGAGGGAGTAGTGGAaaacgtgcccttcaattcccatGAGGGAGTAGTGGAaaacgtgcccttcaattcccacgagggaatagtGGAAAACATGCCCTTCAATTCCCATGAGGGAGTAGTGGAaaacgtgcccttcaattcccacgagggaatagtGGAAAACATGCCCTTCAATTCCCATGAGGGAATAGTGGAAAacatgcccttcaattcccacgagggaatagtGGAAAACATGCttttcaattcccacgagggaatagtGGAAAACATGCCCTTCAATTCCCATGAGGGAGTAGTGGAaaacgtgcccttcaattcccacgagggaatagtGGAAAACGTGCCCtgcaattcccacgagggaatagtGGAAAacatgcccttcaattcccacggcGTAATTGACAAACCGGGAATCCATCAATGGGAATTTTGCACCGATAGAATGAATGCATGGAGACTCCAGATATTCCAGTGCCACCAAATATGA